The region ATTTAAAACAGGCATGATGTTAGCCGAATTTTGTGCAAAAGCCTCTAAAACGTCTAACCAATTGGTATTGTCTCTAACAAAAAATCCTTCACCAGCATGTCTGTAATCTTGCAGTGGCTTATTGGCATCAAAACAATGTGCATCTGTTTCAGAAATACAACCTAAATATGTTCCATGTTCATCTTTTACAGGAATATGTGAGTACGTTAATTGATTAAACATCAATTGTAAATCACTAACCAAATCTGTGTTTAACAAAGGTTTTATATCGTTTATGATATATTCTGAAAGATTCATAATATTAAAACTTAAGTTTATGCAAATTAACCAAAAATTAGTACAATAAAGGGGTTCTACTTTGTATTTTTGTGTTTTTAATAACCGATTGATATGACAAAATTAAGCGTAAATATTAATAAAATTGCCACATTAAGAAACTCTCGTGGTGGTGATATACCAAATGTTGTACAATTTGCAAAAGATGTACAGCGTTTTGGTGCAGAAGGTGTAACGATACACCCAAGACCAGACGAAAGACATATTAGATACCAAGATGCCTACGATTTAAAACCTGTGGTTTATACCGAATATAATATTGAAGGTAACCCTATCCCAAAATTTATGGATATGGTACTAGAGATACAGCCAACACAAGTCACTCTAGTACCAGATAGTATTGATACTTTAACAAGCAATGCAGGATGGGACACCATAAAACATAAAGAGTTTTTAGTAGATGTTATCAAACAAGTTAAAGACAAAGGAATCCGAACCTCAATTTTTGTTGACCCAGATTTAAAGCAAATTGAAGGTGCTAAAGCAACAGGAACCGATAGAATAGAATTATATACTGAAGCATTTGCGCATCAATTCAGTTTAGGAAATAAGAATGCTATAAAACCATATACAGAATGCGCTGAACTTGCAAATAACATTGGGTTAGGTGTTAATGCTGGACATGATTTATCACTAGAAAATATTCAGTTTTTTAAGCAAAATATACCTGGTTTATTAGAAGTATCAATAGGTCATGCCTTGATTGCAGAAAGTTTATATTTAGGTATAGAAAATGTAGTGAATATGTATAAAAATAAACTAAAATAAACTACATGTTATTACACTCTCAAATATTGGGTAAAGGTCAACCACTGGTCATTTTGCATGGTTTTTTAGGGATGAGTGATAATTGGAAGACTTTAGGCAATCAATTTGCAGAACATTTTGAAGTGCATTTAGTAGACCAACGTAATCATGGTCGAAGTTTTCATAGTGATGATTTTTATTATGATGTGTTAGCTGAAGACATAAAACACTATTTTGAAGCACATCATATAAAAGAAGCCATTTTATTAGGACATTCCATGGGTGGAAAAACAGCCATGTTGTTTGCTTCAAAATATCCAGAATTAGTTAACAAATTAGTTGTAGCAGATATTTCGCCACGTTTTTATCCTGTCCATCACGATACGATTTTAACTGGATTAAACAGTTTAGATTTTAATATTTTAAAAAGTAGAGGTCAAGCCGATAAACAACTAGCTAACTATGTATCTGATTTTGGTACACGTCAGTTTTTACTAAAAAACTTGTATTGGGTAGAAAAAGGAAAGTTAGCTATTCGAATTAATTTAGAAACACTTACTGAACATGTCAGCGAAGTTGGTGAAGCCTTACCATTGCATGCTAAATACGAAGGAGATACTTTATTTTTAAGAGGTGATAAAAGCGAATACATTGGCAGTCAAGATGAGGCGATTATAAAAAATCATTTCCCAAAAGCAGACATTGTAACCATTGTTAATGCAGGACATTGGTTACATGCAGAAAATCCTTTAGATTTTTATGATGCTGTAACAAATTTTGTAAATTAATGTCTTATAACTAAACACTTAACTTATGAATTTAATTATTAGATTACTACTTAACGCCATTGCTGTGTTTTTTTTAGCAGAAGTCTTAAAAGGTGTATATGTAGATAATTATATCACCTCAATAATAGTTGCAATTGTACTATCTATATTAAACTTATTAATTAAGCCTATTTTAGTTATTCTAACTTTACCTATAACTATTTTAACCCTAGGACTGTTCTTATTTGTTATCAATGGATTAATTATTTTACTAGCAGATAAATTTATTGATGGTTTTGCTGTTTCTAGTATTTGGACTGCAATTTTGTTTAGTATTTTACTATCCATATTACAGTGGTTATTCCAATCTTTCTTAAAGTCGGATTCAAAACAAAAGTAAATAGTAAAAATCTCTGTAATTCAAGACGTTAAAAAATTTGTTGTCGTCTAAAAAAGTAGTACTTTTGCACTCCTTTAAAATTAAAAAAACTAGTGTTAAATGCCTATTTAGGGCTTTATATCATTTATAATGAATATTACAAGAGAAAACATTGATGCATTAAATGCTGTCGTAAAAGTAGACATCGCTAAAGACGATTATAGCGATAAAGTTGAAAAAATCTTAACAGATTACCGCAAAACAGCAAACATTCCAGGATTTAGAAAAGGTCATGTACCAATGGGAATGGTAAAAAAACAATACGGAAAAGCTGTACTTGTAGATGAAGTAAACAAATTACTTCAAGATGCATTAAACAAGTATTTAACTGAAGAAAAATTAGATGTTTTAGGTCAACCATTACCAAAACAACAAGACGATATTAATTGGGATGCAGACTCTTTTACTTTTGAATTTGAATTAGGATTAGCTCCAGAATTTAAAGTAGATTTAAAAAGTAAAAAAGCTATTACACATTATAACATCATTGCTGATGA is a window of Olleya sp. YS DNA encoding:
- a CDS encoding pyridoxine 5'-phosphate synthase produces the protein MTKLSVNINKIATLRNSRGGDIPNVVQFAKDVQRFGAEGVTIHPRPDERHIRYQDAYDLKPVVYTEYNIEGNPIPKFMDMVLEIQPTQVTLVPDSIDTLTSNAGWDTIKHKEFLVDVIKQVKDKGIRTSIFVDPDLKQIEGAKATGTDRIELYTEAFAHQFSLGNKNAIKPYTECAELANNIGLGVNAGHDLSLENIQFFKQNIPGLLEVSIGHALIAESLYLGIENVVNMYKNKLK
- a CDS encoding alpha/beta fold hydrolase, producing MLLHSQILGKGQPLVILHGFLGMSDNWKTLGNQFAEHFEVHLVDQRNHGRSFHSDDFYYDVLAEDIKHYFEAHHIKEAILLGHSMGGKTAMLFASKYPELVNKLVVADISPRFYPVHHDTILTGLNSLDFNILKSRGQADKQLANYVSDFGTRQFLLKNLYWVEKGKLAIRINLETLTEHVSEVGEALPLHAKYEGDTLFLRGDKSEYIGSQDEAIIKNHFPKADIVTIVNAGHWLHAENPLDFYDAVTNFVN
- a CDS encoding phage holin family protein gives rise to the protein MNLIIRLLLNAIAVFFLAEVLKGVYVDNYITSIIVAIVLSILNLLIKPILVILTLPITILTLGLFLFVINGLIILLADKFIDGFAVSSIWTAILFSILLSILQWLFQSFLKSDSKQK